One stretch of Paenibacillus sp. FSL R5-0341 DNA includes these proteins:
- a CDS encoding WecB/TagA/CpsF family glycosyltransferase, which produces MSQSTNIMGIPFPNVTMDQTVAILGEVVDQESTELFHVITGNPEIVMSCQNNASLRQVVDQAGLVTADGAGIVMVSRVRGGQLTERVTGCDLLFRLLEEGDRKHWSFYMLGAEESVSEQAVKVIAQRYPGVVVKGRHHGFFQADEEQQIVEEICTAQPDFLIVALGAPHAEHWINKYRHQLNARVAIGVGGSLDILAGKTKRAPAIWQKLNLEWLYRLLSQPSRWRRQLILPRFAVRALLFREPK; this is translated from the coding sequence ATGAGCCAATCAACCAATATTATGGGTATCCCTTTTCCCAATGTCACGATGGATCAAACTGTTGCGATCCTTGGTGAAGTCGTAGATCAGGAAAGCACTGAACTGTTCCATGTCATCACAGGAAATCCCGAGATCGTCATGTCCTGTCAAAATAATGCCTCTCTTCGCCAAGTTGTCGATCAAGCCGGGTTGGTTACCGCTGACGGTGCTGGCATTGTAATGGTATCCCGTGTGCGGGGTGGACAATTGACTGAACGGGTAACCGGTTGTGATCTGCTATTTCGTTTATTGGAGGAAGGCGATCGAAAACACTGGTCATTCTACATGCTGGGAGCAGAAGAAAGTGTCAGTGAACAGGCGGTGAAGGTTATTGCGCAACGCTATCCGGGAGTTGTCGTCAAAGGCAGACACCATGGTTTTTTTCAGGCAGATGAGGAACAACAGATTGTAGAAGAGATTTGTACTGCTCAACCGGACTTTCTTATCGTAGCTCTTGGCGCACCCCATGCAGAACACTGGATTAACAAGTATCGCCATCAGTTGAACGCTCGTGTAGCCATAGGAGTGGGAGGTAGTCTCGATATCTTGGCTGGCAAAACCAAACGTGCCCCTGCGATATGGCAGAAGCTTAATTTGGAGTGGCTCTATCGCCTTCTCAGTCAACCTTCGAGATGGCGTAGACAACTCATTTTACCCCGTTTTGCTGTGCGGGCATTGTTGTTCAGAGAGCCTAAATAA
- a CDS encoding SUKH-3 domain-containing protein: protein MTGTSQSSLLPYQQMIQLLQKAGWYENRCVDISAYIEQCSTSADLFPAARSFLEEFWGIDELIYFKYYSHTAGEVPAESPWHEYEFHFIPNAEETLRCSAEMHSILKYANEDCYCLGLTGYYYSAVTAIGRSGKLYLLHDYDPNVHAFDNLIDSMIHELHTHKLVPHSLMGRNQKGNET from the coding sequence ATGACTGGAACGTCACAATCCTCATTGTTACCTTATCAACAAATGATTCAGTTGCTGCAGAAAGCAGGCTGGTATGAGAACCGATGCGTTGACATCTCGGCATACATTGAGCAGTGCTCTACATCCGCAGATTTATTTCCGGCTGCGCGATCGTTTCTTGAAGAGTTTTGGGGAATAGATGAACTTATATATTTTAAATACTATAGCCACACTGCCGGGGAAGTGCCTGCTGAAAGCCCTTGGCATGAATATGAATTTCATTTTATTCCGAATGCTGAAGAAACGCTACGTTGTTCCGCAGAGATGCATTCGATCTTGAAATACGCTAATGAAGATTGTTATTGTCTTGGATTAACCGGATACTACTATTCTGCAGTCACAGCTATTGGCCGTTCAGGCAAACTGTATTTGTTACACGATTATGATCCAAACGTACATGCATTCGATAATCTGATTGACAGTATGATACATGAACTTCACACGCATAAGCTTGTCCCCCATTCACTCATGGGTCGGAATCAGAAAGGAAATGAGACATGA